The following is a genomic window from Strix uralensis isolate ZFMK-TIS-50842 chromosome 3, bStrUra1, whole genome shotgun sequence.
AGCAGTGATGCTCTCTGGTGATTCTCTCTGGTGATTctatgcccaggtggccaagaaggccaatggcatcctggcttgtatcagcactagcgtggccagcagggacagggaagggatctgacccctggactcagcactggggaggccgccccttgatgagtgggttcagttttgggcccctcactccaaaaaggccattgaatgactcgagcgtgtccagagaagggcaacggagctggtgcagggtctggagcgcaggtctgatggggagcggctgagggaactgggggggtttagtctggagaagaggaggctgaggggagacctcatggccctctccaactccctgaaaggagggtgcagagaggggggatgagtctcttgagccaaggaaccagcgccaggacaagagggaatggcctcaagctgcgccagggcagggtcagactggctcttggGAAGGAtatctttgcagaaggggttgttgggcgttggaatgggctgcccagggcagggggggagtccccatccctggaggggttgaagagtcgggttgacccagcgctgagggatctggtggagttgggaacggtcagtgtgagggtcatggttggactggaggagcttcaagggcttttccaacctcgatgattctgggattctctCCGGTGAttctctctggctgctgtggCCGCAGCCTGAGCTGGCAGTGCTGGTGGCTGGGACATGTCCCACCAGCTCCTTGGAGGATCTGACCATCCTTGTTTTCACCTCCTGCccactgctcctgcctgctctgtgctgaGGGCAGcctgtcccccagcccctgcctgctcctggggcCCTGGCCCCAGGCATTGGAGGTAAAGCCCTCAGCAGTCCCCGCTCTGGGGCTCATCCTCAGTGTGCAGTGCTggtgagggggaaggggaaaagggaaaaggaaaggggaaagtgaaagggaaagggaaagggaaagggaaagggaaagggaaagggaaagggaaagggaaagggaaagggaaagggaaagggaaagggaaagggaaagggaaagggaaagggaaagggaaagggaaagggaaagggaaagggaaggggaaagggaaagggggaaagggggaaaagaggaaaaggaagaaaaggaaaaaagagaaagggaaaagaaaaaataggagggGAAAgtgagggggaaaggaaaaagaagaaaggaaagggaaagagaaaggaaaatgaaaaggaaaatgaaaattagaataacaagaaggaaagggaaaaggaaaaggaagaggagatggaaaaggaggaggaaaagggaaaaagagaaaggaagggaaagggagagggaaaggaaaaaagggaaagggaaaggaaaagggagaaggaaaaagagaaatgaagggaaaggaaaaggaaaaaagagaaaggaaagggccaggaaaagggaagggataGGGGAGTACCCAGTGCCTGGTGGCGAGGGCACCTTCCCCAGCACAGGGGCTCGGCCACCTCTGCCCAGCTGCAGTCACCTGGGGTCCATTAGGGATGAATAATCTGCCAGCACAGAGGCAGAAGTCATCTCATCTGTGTGGGGTTTGTGTAGGTGGGAGATTAACTGAAACCCAGCtgggcccccagcccccagggcagcccccggATGATGGGCAGTGGGTCACGGGGACATGGTGACACAGGGCTGGGTGACAGAGGAGACCCAGCTGTCCTTGTCTTTAGAGTCCTTAAAACTCCCTATTTTCCCCATCTCCAGCACCTCTCCGCCTTCTGCTCTGGGGCGGGCTATCACGGGATGGGTATTTCAGGGAAGAGTGATCTCCATTTTCCAAAACCCCAAGGCTGGGGAAGGTGCCCTCATCCCAGCCAAAGTCCATCCAAGCATTccccagctgcccccaccccaaCCCAGAGATGCAGCACCTCGTCCCTCACCCTCCGCCAGCCCCCCAGCTCCCTTCCCCATGAGCTTTCCCCTTTCTCCCGCTCCCTCCCCTTCATTTTCATTTGGAGACCCCATTATCCCCCCAGACCACAGAGCCATCTGTGGTCACTCCTCGTGCCTGGGGGTGAGGACGGCACCGTCAGGGTTGGGGTCCACCACCGGTGACTCAGTTGGGGGAGCGGTTTGAGGTGCAGCCCCCTCAGACCACCAAGCTGATCCCGCTCTGTGGCTTTGCACCCCAGGTTATGGCCATGCAGCCCCCAGCACGGATGGGGGGAAGGTCTTCTGCATGGTCTACGCCCTTCTGGGGATCCCCCTCACCCTCGTCATGTTCCAGAGCTTGGGTGAGAGGATCAACACCTTCGTCAAGTACCTCCTCCACCGCATCAAGAAGTGCCTTGGCATGAGGCGGGCGGAGGTCTCCATGGCCAACATGGTCACCATCGGGTTCTTCTCCTGCATCAGCACCCTCTGCATCGGGGCAGCCGCCTTCTCCTACTACGAGCACTGGAGCTTCTTCCACGCCTACTACTACTGCTTCATCACCCTCACCACCATCGGCTTCGGGGACTACGTAGCCCTGCAGAAGGATGAAGCCCTACAGAACAAGCCCCAGTACGTGGCCTTCAGCTTCGTCTACATCCTGACGGGGTTGACGGTCATCGGGGCTTTCCTCAACCTGGTGGTGCTGCGTTTCATGACCATGAATGCTGAGGACGAGAAGCGGGATGCCGAGCACCGGGCGCTGCTCACCCGCAACGGGCAAGCCAGCAGCATCCACACCGCCGACGCCGCCTCGGCCGCGCCAGCGGCggcagggggcggcgggggcggcttCCGAAACGTCTACGCCGAGGTTCTCCACTTCCAATCCATGTGCTCGTGCCTGTGGTACAAGAGCCGGGAGAAGCTGCAGTACTCCATCCCTATGATCATCCCCAGGGACCTCTCCACCTCGGACACCTGCGTGGAGCAGAGTCACTCCTCGCCCGGCCGCTGTCCGGAGACCCCCTCCAACAGATGCTTCTGCAATGCCCGCCGGTCGGCCATCAGCTCCGTCTCCACCGGTCTCCACAGCCTGGCAGCTTTCCAGGGGCTCATGAAGCGCCGCAGCTCTGTGTAGCCCCTCTCCATCCTCACTCGTGCCCCCTCAGACCCCCACCATTAGCCCCGTGGCCAAGGACTTTTCTTGGTCACGGCAGGAGGAAACCACCCCGGGGGTCTGTCTGCGGAGGGGGAGGCAGTGAGCTGGGACCCCcaagggggggccgggggctgtgCTCCTCTGTCGGGACTTTGGAGGGATGTAGGAGCAGCAGCGAGGCTGCCCCGGTCCTCTCTGAAACAGGAAGAAGGGAGCTGCTGgctttattttattctaatttaaattaattttattttatttttattttattttgcaaaaccaCTCCTCAAAAATGTGAAACTTGAAGAGCTGGAGAGTGTTTTAACCTGATGGGGTGGGGGGTAGGTAGACCTACACCTCCCCCCATCATACCTCTGCGCAAGcggctggggacccccccacggCCCCGGGGGCAGCCCCATGGCAGCCTGAGCGTGCGAAGCCGTGGCTGTGAGCCGGACGGTGTGACCGCGTGTGCACCAGAGGTCTCGTGGGACGTGGCAGAGGAGGACATGAGGCTCCCGGCACCCACCACGGGGGTCCCAGTTGGTCCCCtccatcctctgcctcctccGGCCATGGGGCTGCCCCGGGGGGAAGGCAGCAAGGGATGCCTCGGCGAAGGCGAGCACGCATCAGCGGGTAAATCAGGCTAAGAGGGGCTTAGATGGAGCTTTTTCGATCACTGCGCACATCAGCCTGCCCCTGCGGCCGAGAAAACAAGCCGTGAGTCACGTAGGCTGCCAAAAAACGCCTGCCGCGACTTGGTGGGCAGCTCTCCGCCAGCTTTAGGGGGTTATTTTAACCCTTTTTAGATGGGCAAAGCTGGGCAACCCCGGGGGAGGCAGCAGAAAGCTCGGAGCCATCCCGGGGAGGCAGGACGAGGGGCAGTGGCAGCGCGGTCCCCTGGGACCCCCATCTCcatcctccccccaccccggccacCCTGAGGCCGGAGCCGTTACCCTTGGGGAGCTTTTTTTGGGGACAACCTGGGGCATCATAAGACTTTTTCACCCTTCTTCTCCTTCACATTCCTGGGTTGCACCGGTTCCCTTTCAACCCGCGCCCCATCTCACCCTAACACCTTGAGCCCAGAGGAGGGGACGCTCCCGGGGCATGCCCCGTCTGAGACCCAGGACATCCCCGGGGGGTCACCTCCAGCACGGCCACCCCCGTCACAGCAAGAAGGGGATGAAAACTTCTTTCCttgcccccctccagccccacgggGAGCTCCCCCATCGCCCCCAGGACCACGATCCCCCCTGCCAGCACCCAAATCACAGGCTGTCCCCCCGCCAGCGGAGACACTGGGGGACACCGTGACATGCACTGGCCCCTCTCTGagccccaggggtgctggggggagctcTGGGGACAGCTGAGGTACCCAGCCCGCCTGTTTCTTTTCTCACCTTTTAACAGAAAACCAATGTATTTCTAATACTTGACAACCTGTACATACTGTTAGATACCAGAGAGGATATTTATTATAAATGACGCTATCATCATATCTATAGAAATCTATAAATATCTATCGGAAAGGAGTCGTGGGGGAAATTTGTTGATGACTCCGGGGAATTTCTTTTCACTCTCTGCATCTTCCTCATCCTAGGGCACCCGCGGGGAACCACACTCCCCCCAGGCAAGGTTTCTCTGGTTCTCATGCCAAAGTATATTTGTACCGCTGAGTTACTTTCCttagagagagaaataaaggcTGGTTCAAACCTCGGCACCACCTCGGCTCCTTCCCTGGGGCGCTGGGTGAGGACGAGGGGCTGGGAGAGAAGGGTCCCAGATCCCTGGGACCTTTCCACACCGTGGCCTTTGCGCTGCAGAGACCGGGAAGTGTGAGAATTTCCTCAGGACAagcctctgcccctctcctgACTTTTCCCAtggatgagggagaggaggggaggaaaggagacGCTCAGCTTCGAGCTCTGCCAGGGCTGCAGCATCCTTTGGTGGGCACAGTGGGAGAAGGGTCTTGGGttgctggggagggcagagccccTCGGGGCTCCCCAACCTCTTCCAACCCACCATCACCTACTGATCCAAGGCTGGaggggacccccaaaacccagcagagCTTTATCCCTCCTGCTCTCGCCCATAGCAGCATCTCTGCGGCCTTCGCTCAGGCTGGAGACCTCCCTCTGGTCCGTGCCACAGCCAAGAATCGTCTAACAATTGCAAGCAGTCGCGATGTCCTGTGTGACTCAGGGGGGACAGGGCTGAGCCTCCCATCTTGGGCCgcgtggggaaactgaggcacaggagaCGCACAAAGAGGAGAGCTGGGGGTGCCTTGAACAGTGTTGGGCATTTGGATCCAAACCTCCGAGGGGATTTGGGCATCGCTGATGGCCAGGACACACCAGGATGGATGGGGGGGACATGCCACCTCCGTGGCTGGGGCCACCAGCAGAGCTCTgggctgctctcctgcctttaAGTGGCTAAAACCTGCTCCCTCCAAAGCCAGGCAGGAGCCACCGGCTCATCTAATAAAGCTAAGCCTGCGAAGAGCAGATCAGTCTTGGCGGCACCTGATGGAGCAAGCGGCTCATCCGAGCAGCTGCTTCAGCCCTACCTGAGGGTGCACCCATGGGGATGCAGGAGTGCCGGGGGGGCTGGGTGCTTCCCTGGCGTTGGGTCCCTCTGTTATCCTTCCCTCCTGGCCCTGGTGTGCGGCTGGAGGGGGTGGAGGCATCCCCCTGTCCTCTGCCTCCAGTGCTTCCCAGCTGGAGCTTTGGTCTGAGCCGGTATGACCATTCCTGGGGTGTAACTGGTCCCCCAAGctcccagccctctgccagcagctccagggcagctGGGACAAAGCCATCAATGGGTCGGGGTGGACCTGCTGGGAGGCTGTTGGTGACACAGGGCTGGAAGTGGTGGAGGtgccagagggacctggagaggatGGAGGAGCCATCAGggaggaacctcatgaagttcaacaaggagaagtgcaaagtcctgcccctgcgGAGGAACGagcccatgtcacagtggtcagccaACTGGGAAGCACCTCAGAAGAggaggacctgggggtgctg
Proteins encoded in this region:
- the KCNK3 gene encoding potassium channel subfamily K member 3, with amino-acid sequence MKRQNVRTLALIMCTFTYLLVGAAVFDALESEEETAERRRLEAKSQELKNKYNLSAESYRELEWVVLKLKPHKAGVQWKFAGSFYFAITVITTIGYGHAAPSTDGGKVFCMVYALLGIPLTLVMFQSLGERINTFVKYLLHRIKKCLGMRRAEVSMANMVTIGFFSCISTLCIGAAAFSYYEHWSFFHAYYYCFITLTTIGFGDYVALQKDEALQNKPQYVAFSFVYILTGLTVIGAFLNLVVLRFMTMNAEDEKRDAEHRALLTRNGQASSIHTADAASAAPAAAGGGGGGFRNVYAEVLHFQSMCSCLWYKSREKLQYSIPMIIPRDLSTSDTCVEQSHSSPGRCPETPSNRCFCNARRSAISSVSTGLHSLAAFQGLMKRRSSV